Proteins from a single region of Rhodospirillales bacterium:
- a CDS encoding pyridoxal-phosphate dependent enzyme: MDVAPPIVETHERILVVRDDRFPGGTKARFLPALFATADELVYATPAEGGAQTAIAQVAAALGKRATLFVAARARPHPRTAQARVLGAQVVEVRPGYLSCARARARAYSAVSGARLMPFGLDFPEAIAAIAAAARATGVAPDEVWCAAGSGVLARGLAQAWPDARRHAVQIGRALAPADVAGAMVHVYPAPFGKPARSSPPFPSDPHYDAKAWDVCRVRRGADAVLFWNVTGPAAA; encoded by the coding sequence ATGGACGTCGCGCCGCCGATCGTCGAAACCCACGAGCGCATCCTCGTCGTCCGTGACGACCGCTTCCCGGGCGGCACCAAGGCGCGGTTCCTGCCGGCGCTGTTCGCCACCGCCGACGAATTGGTCTACGCCACGCCGGCGGAGGGCGGCGCGCAAACGGCGATCGCCCAGGTCGCGGCGGCGCTGGGCAAGCGGGCGACGCTGTTCGTCGCCGCCCGCGCCCGCCCGCATCCGCGAACCGCCCAGGCGCGGGTTCTCGGCGCCCAGGTCGTCGAGGTTCGGCCGGGGTATCTGTCATGCGCCCGCGCCCGTGCCCGCGCCTATAGCGCGGTCAGCGGCGCCCGGCTGATGCCGTTCGGGCTGGATTTCCCAGAAGCGATCGCGGCGATCGCTGCCGCGGCACGGGCTACGGGGGTGGCGCCCGACGAAGTCTGGTGCGCGGCCGGCTCGGGGGTGCTGGCGCGGGGCCTGGCGCAGGCATGGCCGGACGCCCGCCGGCACGCCGTCCAAATCGGGCGGGCTTTGGCGCCGGCGGACGTCGCCGGCGCGATGGTGCATGTCTATCCGGCGCCGTTCGGGAAACCGGCGCGATCGTCGCCGCCGTTCCCGTCCGATCCGCATTACGACGCCAAGGCCTGGGACGTTTGCCGCGTCCGGCGCGGTGCGGACGCGGTGCTGTTCTGGAACGTCACCGGCCCGGCGGCGGCGTGA
- a CDS encoding phage terminase large subunit family protein, whose translation MDAPIDDDIEAGVAWPAGYVHVPLGIDAERIKQLVAEQLVSVKTRRGFERLDWQKLRERNETPDCRVYARAAGWLAGIDRFGDRLWRTLESRTAAADQPPRSPAPSGILRRHTRVAVASTWMTDWWPAPLN comes from the coding sequence CTGGATGCGCCGATCGACGATGACATCGAGGCCGGCGTCGCCTGGCCGGCCGGCTACGTCCATGTGCCGCTCGGCATCGATGCCGAGCGCATCAAGCAGCTGGTCGCCGAGCAGCTGGTCAGCGTCAAGACGCGCCGCGGCTTCGAGCGTCTCGATTGGCAGAAGCTCCGCGAACGCAACGAAACGCCCGACTGCCGGGTCTACGCCCGCGCCGCGGGCTGGTTGGCAGGCATCGACCGATTCGGCGATCGGCTGTGGCGGACCCTCGAAAGCCGAACAGCGGCTGCGGACCAACCGCCGCGATCGCCCGCGCCGTCCGGTATCCTGCGGCGACACACGCGCGTCGCCGTCGCCAGCACATGGATGACCGACTGGTGGCCAGCCCCGCTGAACTGA
- the cas2 gene encoding CRISPR-associated endonuclease Cas2, which produces MARVEMLMVFSYDIGDDRRRRRVAKILEDMMVRVQESVFETRLSAQATERIVRLLEPEMAPGDSLRVYAVGADSLPRCRQIGGAPIMEDHDFWLL; this is translated from the coding sequence ATGGCGCGGGTCGAGATGCTGATGGTGTTCAGCTACGACATTGGTGACGACCGGCGGCGACGGCGGGTCGCGAAGATCCTAGAAGACATGATGGTGCGGGTGCAGGAGAGCGTGTTCGAGACCCGGTTGTCGGCTCAGGCGACCGAGCGGATTGTTCGTCTACTCGAGCCGGAGATGGCGCCGGGCGATAGTCTGCGCGTCTACGCGGTCGGCGCCGACTCGCTGCCGCGCTGCCGGCAGATTGGCGGCGCACCGATCATGGAAGACCATGACTTCTGGTTGTTGTGA
- the cas1 gene encoding CRISPR-associated endonuclease Cas1: MATLAGDDNLFERASRLDRLETAWARVRTNAGCAGADGVTIEAFGQRAAPRLLGLHRRLRDGTYRPQSLRLFEIPKTDGSPRQLAVPAVIDRIAQTAITQALTPLIDPSLEDVSFAYRPGRSVQQAVDTIRRCREQGFDWVLEGDIERYFDRIPHEPLMAKVEEALAGWAGADLVADLIALWLEAGALSLDSPGVGIPQGSPLSPLLSNLYLDAVDEHFVKLHARLRLVRFADDFVILAREEAKAAQALEQMRGLLAEHGLGLNPEKTKVVSFDKGFRFLGHLFVRSIVLPSPKSAEEEGQGADAGEQLLRWIATRDAEQATAEAELAADRAAGLDPGLRVLYLLEPGRVLSLRNQAFTVVQQGLGGRQELIAIPPKRVDRIEIGPACAADDEALRQALATDTVIHFVNGHGETIGILAPPETEHAALHLAQARTVMAEESRVDLARRIVEGRLRNQRALLHRLNRKHQNAAVLEPLTRLNKMIRRLSVAYDVPALLGHEGAATALYWPTLVLLVQPDWALASRDGFKRQRRPAADAFNVVLNYLASLLGRDLFVLAGRHGLHPGFGALHSAGDGEHACVYDLMEEFRAPLAEGLAVYLFNNRIVQKEMFATLGDGTIRLGREGHGPIIRGYENWLERDIKSPRTGNRVQWRRLVEEQVVAYAEHCRGKEPYRPYAMDY, encoded by the coding sequence ATGGCGACGCTCGCCGGCGACGACAACCTTTTCGAACGCGCCAGCCGGCTCGACCGGTTGGAAACGGCGTGGGCGCGTGTCCGCACGAACGCCGGCTGCGCGGGCGCGGACGGTGTAACCATCGAGGCGTTCGGGCAACGGGCAGCCCCTCGCCTGCTCGGCCTGCATCGGCGGCTCCGCGACGGGACCTACCGGCCGCAGTCCTTGCGATTGTTCGAGATTCCGAAGACGGACGGCTCGCCTCGTCAACTCGCGGTGCCGGCGGTGATCGATCGCATCGCCCAGACCGCGATCACGCAGGCTCTGACACCCCTTATCGATCCGTCCTTGGAAGACGTTAGCTTCGCCTATCGGCCGGGCCGGTCCGTTCAGCAGGCGGTCGACACGATCCGTCGCTGCCGGGAACAGGGCTTCGACTGGGTGCTGGAAGGCGACATCGAGCGCTATTTCGACCGCATCCCGCACGAGCCGCTGATGGCGAAGGTGGAGGAGGCACTGGCGGGATGGGCCGGGGCGGACCTGGTGGCCGACCTGATCGCGCTGTGGCTGGAGGCTGGAGCGCTCTCGCTCGACAGCCCCGGCGTCGGCATTCCGCAGGGTTCGCCGCTCTCGCCGCTGCTCTCCAACCTCTACCTCGATGCCGTGGACGAACATTTCGTCAAGCTGCATGCCAGGCTGCGGCTGGTTCGGTTCGCCGACGATTTCGTCATCCTGGCGCGCGAGGAAGCCAAGGCGGCGCAGGCGCTGGAACAGATGCGAGGACTGCTGGCGGAGCACGGCCTCGGCCTAAACCCGGAGAAGACCAAGGTCGTCAGCTTCGATAAGGGATTCCGCTTCCTCGGCCACCTGTTCGTTCGATCGATCGTGTTACCGTCGCCGAAGTCGGCAGAAGAGGAAGGTCAGGGCGCCGACGCCGGCGAGCAGCTGTTGCGGTGGATCGCCACCAGGGACGCGGAGCAGGCAACGGCCGAGGCGGAGCTCGCGGCCGATCGGGCCGCCGGGCTCGATCCGGGACTGCGCGTGCTCTACCTCCTGGAGCCGGGCCGGGTGCTGTCGTTGCGCAATCAGGCGTTCACGGTGGTTCAGCAGGGCCTCGGCGGCCGGCAGGAACTGATTGCGATCCCGCCCAAGAGGGTGGACCGGATCGAGATCGGTCCCGCTTGCGCCGCCGATGACGAAGCGCTGCGCCAAGCGCTCGCGACGGACACGGTCATTCACTTCGTCAATGGTCACGGCGAGACCATCGGCATACTGGCGCCGCCCGAGACCGAACACGCGGCGCTACATCTGGCACAAGCGCGGACCGTGATGGCGGAGGAGTCACGGGTCGATCTGGCGCGCCGGATCGTCGAGGGCCGGCTGCGCAACCAGCGGGCGCTCCTGCATCGGCTCAACCGCAAACATCAGAACGCGGCGGTGCTTGAGCCCTTGACCCGGCTCAACAAGATGATCCGGCGGTTGAGCGTTGCGTACGACGTGCCGGCGCTGCTGGGACATGAGGGGGCGGCGACCGCCCTCTACTGGCCGACGCTGGTGCTGTTGGTGCAGCCGGACTGGGCATTGGCGAGCCGGGACGGCTTCAAGCGGCAGCGGCGCCCTGCAGCCGACGCTTTCAACGTCGTCCTCAATTATCTCGCCTCGCTGTTGGGGCGCGATCTGTTTGTGCTGGCGGGCCGGCACGGTCTGCATCCGGGGTTCGGGGCACTGCACTCGGCCGGGGACGGCGAACATGCCTGCGTCTACGACCTGATGGAGGAGTTCCGGGCGCCGCTCGCCGAAGGCTTGGCAGTCTACCTGTTCAACAACCGCATCGTGCAAAAGGAGATGTTCGCGACCCTCGGGGACGGAACCATCCGGCTCGGCCGCGAAGGGCATGGGCCGATCATCCGCGGCTACGAGAACTGGCTCGAGCGAGACATCAAGAGCCCGCGCACCGGTAACCGTGTACAGTGGCGGCGGCTGGTGGAGGAGCAGGTGGTCGCGTATGCCGAACATTGCCGGGGAAAAGAGCCGTACCGACCGTACGCCATGGATTATTGA